The Rana temporaria chromosome 4, aRanTem1.1, whole genome shotgun sequence genome contains a region encoding:
- the LOC120936083 gene encoding galactoside alpha-(1,2)-fucosyltransferase 2-like, with translation MDLNLKKTAVLLLVYAVIVCISWYYFSWKSIFHYKYHENSSCRQLPIKVQSDAVMWTARLEGRFGNRIGEYAVLYALAKLNGHQAYILPEMHNELGRIFKIKLPVLHQEIAKQIKWRGYELNNWMLPEYANISGQYVKLIGAPCSWTFYHHIREEILQEFTFQDHIKEEANVYLANLKGNRENVTFVGVHVRRGDYVEIMANSWKGVVADKNYMQKAMDYFRKKYDNPLFVVTSNGMDWCKQNINTSLGDVHFAGYGVEGSPARDFALLAHCNHTIMTIGTFGYWAAYLAGGETIYLTNYTLPDSFLLTILRYEASFLPEWIGIPADLSPQRHP, from the coding sequence ATGGACCTCAATTTAAAGAAGACGGCTGTGCTTTTATTGGTATATGCTGTTATTGTATGCATTTCCTGGTATTATTTCTCCTGGAAATCAATATTCCATTATAAATACCATGAGAATAGCTCTTGCAGACAACTTCCCATCAAAGTGCAATCAGATGCTGTCATGTGGACTGCACGTCTTGAAGGACGCTTTGGAAATAGAATAGGGGAGTATGCAGTACTTTATGCCCTGGCAAAGCTTAACGGACACCAAGCATACATCTTACCagaaatgcataatgagctaggaaGGATATTTAAGATAAAATTGCCTGTTCTTCATCAGGAAATTGCTAAACAGATTAAATGGAGGGGATATGAGCTGAATAATTGGATGTTACCAGAATATGCCAACATCTCTGGACAATACGTTAAATTGATAGGTGCTCCATGTTCATGGACCTTCTATCATCACATAAGGGAGGAGATTCTACAAGAATTCACTTTTCAAGACCATATTAAGGAAGAGGCAAATGTATACCTTGCAAACCTGAAAGGAAATAGAGAAAATGTGACCTTTGTCGGAGTTCATGTTCGCAGGGGGGACTACGTAGAAATCATGGCTAATTCATGGAAAGGTGTGGTAGCTGACAAAAACTATATGCAAAAAGCTATGGACTATTTCAGAAAGAAGTATGATAACCCCCTCTTTGTGGTGACCAGTAACGGGATGGATTGGTGTAAACAGAACATTAATACCTCTCTAGGAGATGTACATTTTGCTGGATATGGTGTGGAAGGTTCTCCTGCCCGTGATTTTGCCCTCCTGGCGCATTGTAACCACACCATAATGACCATAGGGACATTTGGATATTGGGCTGCATACTTGGCTGGTGGTGAAACCATCTATCTTACAAACTATACTTTGCCAGACTCttttctccttacaattctcagaTATGAAGCCTCATTCCTTCCAGAATGGATTGGAATTCCTGCCGACCTGTCTCCACAAAGACatccttaa